A window of Candidatus Poribacteria bacterium genomic DNA:
ATCATAGCCCCTAAGTCTTCTACATAGTGCGGAGAGTCGGTATCGCTGACATTAACGACTACATCTGCCCCCAGTTCCTTACCGCAGTCTAAGCGATAATCACGGGTTCCGACAAGCAGCACGTTTTTCAAGCCACGGCTTTTTAGCACTTGCACCATCATCAAACCGATGGGACCAGGTCCGAAGACGACGGCAGTTTGACCTTCTTCGGCGTTGAGATTGTTGACGGCATAAAGCCCACACGCGAGTGGTTCAGTGAGTGCACCTTGATCGTAGGTCACGTTGTCGGGTAACTTGACCGTCCAACGATAGTCTGAGACTGCGTACTCCGCAAAACCACCATCGACACCCACACCGAGGACGCGTTTTTCGGGACATAAGTTGGACAATCCCTTCTGACTCCAGAAGGAATCTGGATTTGATTGAACAGGATTGACGACAACCCGATCCCCTACTTTGAATCCACCTGTTTTTCCGGCTTCACTGCCAACTTCGACGACTTCACCTGTAAATTCGTGTCCAAGGATGAGGGGTCCTTTTCCATCGTCGGTTTCAAGCGAACTATTGCCAAAATAATATGCGACGTCCGAACCACAGATACCTACCGAACGGACCTGGACGAGCAGGTCGTTATCACCGGCTGCTGGTACAGGTCGATCTTCGAGGCTCATTGATTCGGGTTCATAGAAAATTTGGGATTTCATTATCTGCCTCCTTACTTAAGTCTGTAATGAATATAGTAATTTTAGCATATCTGAAATTTAAATTACAATTTTTTAATTATTCCTTGCGGTTAAATGACGTAGGTACTATTCTTAGCGTGCCTTTCTCAAATCCGCCTGCGTGTTTTTGCAAACGCTGAAATCCAATGCGAAGAAAGTTTTTGATAGGGGTCTTTGCTTGGGCGTTTCTGCGTATTGTTGCAGGCTACGGGGTTTGAGCGCATCGGAAGAGAAACCCTTTGTGAGACGAAAACCCCTTTACCGAGAACTGATAACTGACAACCGACTGCTATCCCTCCGACTTAGGGGCTGTTAACATAAATCAGAAAATAAATCGCATTTCCAGAAGCAACAGTCGACTGCAGAACTCGCCGAGAAGTACTGTAATAATGGCAATAAAAAGAAAACCGGTCGCGGCTCGCGTTGCACCGAGCACATCGCGGGCGACGGATTTCGGACGCAAGCAATCCCATGTAATGAAGTAGAGGAACAACGTGCCACCGATACCTATAAGGACCCGCATGCTGAAGATGATTTGATAGAAAAGGTTAAAGGAGATGGCACCTGTGGATTGCTGTCTGAAAAAGAGGCTCAGGCAGAGCAGCACTGCTACACCGGAAAGTGTACAGAGCAGGACAGCATTAAACCGCTTCAGGTAGACCACCGGTAAATCAGGTACTACGAGGTACCAATGGCCAAACCACATCCCACTGTGGACAGCACCGAGCAGCGCGGCAGCTACCAAGAACTGAAATGGTAACAGGAACATTTCACCGGGAAGTTGTACGATTTGAAGATATCGTTGGGCACTTAAAATCAGCCACACCACGCCAAAAATAAGTCCACTAAAGAAGAGGAGCCGTGTAAGGAGTGGCGTTTTGAACCACCAACTCAGCGTATAGACAAGAACAATGAGAACGAAACAGATAACAGAAATAGACTCGGGATTCTGCCAAGCCCCGAAGAAGTTGCGAAATGTGACAGGTTGCTGATGGAGCGCAAGGTTTGCACATCGTGATAATCCGCTCACAAGCAGATAGATGCTACCCATCAAACGGTAGAAATTCGCACCCACTAATCCTGTCGGGACTAAGAGAAGGAGAGCGAACCCGCCGACTGCGAGTTGACTGAAAACAAGATAGAAGACATCAACGATACTGATTTTTAATTATTCCTTGCGGAGGAACAGGGGTCGTTTGAACATTGATGTGCGTCCCTGATATCCACTCTCCAAATGTAAAGCAAAGACAAATTATGCCATTTAAGGCATAATTTCATTACGAGCTATAACTTTCGGACTAACGAACGCCTCTTAACTGATAACCATCTAATAAAAACGGCAACCCATTATAGTCCGCCGTAGAGCGATGACTTGGGGCATCGCTATGCTGAAGAACCATAATGGGTTTACCTGTTTGCGCGATTTAGACCTGCGCTGTCTGTGATGTAAGACGGTATGCGTCCATCTATATAATTTCGACTTCTGCCCCGAGAGCTTCGAGCTGTTCTTTCGTTTTCTCGGCTTCCTCTTTGGCAATGCCTTCTTGAATGACGACTGGTGCGGATTCGACTTTTTCTTTCGCTTCCTTTAATCCGAGCCCAGTAATAGAGCGCACCTCTTTGATAACCGGAATCTTGTTGGAACCGAAGTCTTTGAGCTGAACGTCGAATTCTGTTTTCTCTTCGGCTTCAGCGGCTTCTTCTCCAGCAGCAGCGGCGTCAACTGGCATCATCCCAGGCATAGCGATTGCCGGTGCGGCTGATGCACTGACTCCGAATTTATCCTCTAAGGCTTTGACGAGTTCAGAAAGTTCCAGAACGGTCATATTACTAATTTCGTCAATCATTTTTTCCAAATCTGCGGCCATGTTGTTATCCTTCCTATATGTAGTATCAAATTAACTTGGTTAGAGATTCTCTCATCAAGTCGTGCAAGGGGTTACCCTGCGATATTGATATAAGCGTTGGAAACGCTTTGTGTTAGGCGTCTTCCGCCTCTTTCTTTTGGTCGGCAACCTGAGTCAATACAGAGGCTACCTGACGTATTGTTCCACTGAGTACGTTCACCATACCAGTAATCGGTGAACCTTGATTTAAGGTGTTAACAAGTCCAGTGAGAGGTGCGCTAATCATCCCGACCGTGCGGGCGATCATGACATCTCGTGATGGCATATCTTTCAGGGCTTCAACGCCTGCGGCATCAATGATTTGTGTTCCGAGAATGCCACCTTTGATCTTAAAATTTTCGTGTTCTTCGCCAAATTCAAGTAAGATTTTTGAAGATGTCGCCGGATCTGTCCCCGTAGCGAGGGCTGTATTTCCTTTGAGATAAGGTGCTAAGCCATCAATACCTCTTTCTTGAGCGACGACGTTCACCAATGTATTCTTACAGACCTTATAGCGGATATCGGCTGCTCGGAGTTGATCCCGCAGTTCGTTAATTTCTACGACGGTCAGCCCCTGAAAGTCTGTTAGCAGAACAACATCGGCATCGTCAAAGATCTCACGAATTTGTTCTGTTTGCTGAACATTTGCCTGATTCGGCATGTTTCAGTTCCTTTCTGTTTGATTGAGTATACGATTGCAAGGAAAAAGCCCCCAGGTACCTGGAGGCTCATCCCAAGAGGGTCGAACAGTGGGGACACGATTTCACAGACGCTTCAATCGTACATCACTCGTTCTGTTGCCTTCAAGCCTCGGTAGGCAATTAAGCCGATGGCACCTACGTTCTACGACTTTATTTAGTTGTGGGGTTATTCCATATCGTATCCCGTGCGGATTATGCAAATTGCTGTGGATCTATCCGGATGCCAGTTCCCATTGTCGCTGATATAGAAACGCTCCGAATGTATCTGCCTTTTACGGCGGATGGACGAGCGGCAACGAGCGCGCCCATGACTGCATTGAGGTTTTGTTTAATACTTTCTTCCTCGAATGAAACTTTACCGATTGGGACATGAACGATACCGGAGGAGCGTTCTACTCGGTATTCGATTTGTCCCGCTTTGATACTTTGGAGGGTTTCGGCAACATCCGTTGTGACGGTCCCTGCTTTAGCATTAGGCATTAAGCCTCTCGGTCCAAGGACTCGCCCGAGCTTAGGCATGATACTTCGCATCAGATCGGGTGTTGCAATTGTTGCGTCAAAATCGAGCCATCCGTCAGCGATTTTATCAACGAGATCGTCTGTTCCAACGAAATCTGCGCCGGCTTCTTCGGCTTGCCGTGCCAGATCACCTTGGGCGAAGACAACAACACGAACAGATTTCCCTGTTCCGTGTGGTAGTGCAACAGTCCCCCGGATATTTTGATCTGACTGTCGAGGATCCACGCCGAGACGTGATGCCAAATCGACGGTTTCATCAAATTTCGC
This region includes:
- a CDS encoding alcohol dehydrogenase catalytic domain-containing protein; amino-acid sequence: MKSQIFYEPESMSLEDRPVPAAGDNDLLVQVRSVGICGSDVAYYFGNSSLETDDGKGPLILGHEFTGEVVEVGSEAGKTGGFKVGDRVVVNPVQSNPDSFWSQKGLSNLCPEKRVLGVGVDGGFAEYAVSDYRWTVKLPDNVTYDQGALTEPLACGLYAVNNLNAEEGQTAVVFGPGPIGLMMVQVLKSRGLKNVLLVGTRDYRLDCGKELGADVVVNVSDTDSPHYVEDLGAMIQELNDGELANRAITATSSLDAIHTALEVTGRHATVVIFGLPGDTDVMQVPILDTILMDKTIRFSWLAPDTWEEAVQLISSGDVDMDKIISHEFSLESLVEGITKVRNREDGCTKGLIKVSD
- a CDS encoding 50S ribosomal protein L7/L12, whose translation is MAADLEKMIDEISNMTVLELSELVKALEDKFGVSASAAPAIAMPGMMPVDAAAAGEEAAEAEEKTEFDVQLKDFGSNKIPVIKEVRSITGLGLKEAKEKVESAPVVIQEGIAKEEAEKTKEQLEALGAEVEII
- a CDS encoding 50S ribosomal protein L10, which produces MPNQANVQQTEQIREIFDDADVVLLTDFQGLTVVEINELRDQLRAADIRYKVCKNTLVNVVAQERGIDGLAPYLKGNTALATGTDPATSSKILLEFGEEHENFKIKGGILGTQIIDAAGVEALKDMPSRDVMIARTVGMISAPLTGLVNTLNQGSPITGMVNVLSGTIRQVASVLTQVADQKKEAEDA
- a CDS encoding 50S ribosomal protein L1, whose product is MAKRGKRYHGINEHVDRLQLYTVDEAVSLVKKTSSAKFDETVDLASRLGVDPRQSDQNIRGTVALPHGTGKSVRVVVFAQGDLARQAEEAGADFVGTDDLVDKIADGWLDFDATIATPDLMRSIMPKLGRVLGPRGLMPNAKAGTVTTDVAETLQSIKAGQIEYRVERSSGIVHVPIGKVSFEEESIKQNLNAVMGALVAARPSAVKGRYIRSVSISATMGTGIRIDPQQFA